In Gymnogyps californianus isolate 813 chromosome 1, ASM1813914v2, whole genome shotgun sequence, the following are encoded in one genomic region:
- the ZIC5 gene encoding LOW QUALITY PROTEIN: zinc finger protein ZIC 5 (The sequence of the model RefSeq protein was modified relative to this genomic sequence to represent the inferred CDS: inserted 2 bases in 2 codons; deleted 3 bases in 2 codons): MFLKAGRGKKITTASVDGLGCVVMEPPLSKRNPTLRLADLAAAQPHPHQNMTGFPGLGNHHVHPHHAAHLHPGDAGGDPGGALTPLGPEHMAQPAALKLTPEALTAAAAAFAAPAATTTTAAAAAAAATAAAATTAAAYAPPAAALPGXPVGGAAGRDFLLRRELPAAAAAAAAAAVHGALGEQHPPAGSPHLPHPPPHGVFISAAGTYGAADGAHAAFPPPPPPPPGEQGAPAGRHPPLNGQMRLGLAAAAGELYGRAEAHYGAAAAASSSALQGYGSVNLNLAAAAAGHGXPAPPPSPPPPPSPHHHHAHVGAAAAAAAAGAFLRYMRQPIKQELICKWIDREPPPPPPPPPPPPPGGRKPCSKTFSTMQELVSHVTVEHVGGPEQSSHVCYWEECPREGKPFKAKYKLINHIRVHTGEKPFPCPFPGCGKVFARSENLKIHKRTHTGEKPFKCEFDGCERKFANSSDRKKHSHVHTSDKPYYCKIRGCDKSYTHPSSLRKHMKIHCKSPPPSPPPGSQGYAAAGPPDGPLPPRDPAAEPPRGRAAAAALSPPVTNLSEWYVCQAGGAPRRPRTPSSRDASPASEGDEPHRTSGGRTAP; the protein is encoded by the exons ATGTTTTTGAAGGCGggtagagggaaaaaaataacaacagcgAGCGTAGATGGGCTTGGCTGTGTCGTTATGGAGCCCCCTTTGAGCAAGAGGAACCCGACACTGAGATTAGCGGATTTGGCAGCGGCTCAGCCCCATCCTCACCAGAACATGACAGGCTTCCCGGGGCTGGGGAACCACCACGTCCACCCCCACCACGCGGCCCACCTCCACCCCGGGGACGCGGGCGGCGACCCCGGCGGCGCCCTCACGCCGCTCGGACCCGAGCACATGGCGCAGCCCGCCGCCCTCAAGCTCACGCCCGAGGCGctcaccgccgccgccgccgccttcgccgcgcccgccgccaccaccaccaccgccgccgccgccgccgccgccgccaccgccgccgccgccaccaccgccgccgcctacgcgccgcccgccgccgccctcccgg TACCCGtcgggggggcggcgggccgggaCTTCCTCCTGCGGCGGgagctgcccgccgccgccgccgccgccgccgccgccgccgtgcaCGGGGCGCTGGGCGAGCAGCACCCGCCCGCCGGCTCCCCCCACCTCCCGCACCCGCCGCCCCACGGCGTCTTCATCTCGGCCGCCGGCACCTACGGCGCGGCCGACGGGGCGCACGCCGccttccccccgccgccgccgccgccgcccggcgaGCAGGGCGCGCCCGCCGGCCGTCACCCGCCGCTCAACGGGCAGATGCGCCTGGGGctggcggccgccgccggggagCTCTACGGGCGCGCAGAGGCGCACTacggggccgccgccgccgcctcctcctcggCGCTGCAAGGCTACGGCTCCGTCAACCTCAacctggcggcggcggcggccggccaCG CACCCGCAccacccccatccccaccaccaccaccatcacca caccaccaccatgcCCACgtcggggcggcggcggcggcggcggcggccggggcctTCCTGCGGTACATGCGGCAGCCCATCAAGCAAGAGCTGATCTGCAAGTGGATCGACCGGgagccgcctcctcctcctcctccgcctccgccgccgccaccgGGCGGTAGGAAGCCTTGCTCCAAAACTTTCAGCACGATGCAGGAGCTGGTGAGCCATGTCACCGTGGAGCACGTCGGCGGGCCCGAGCAGAGCAGCCACGTGTGCTACTGGGAGGAGTGTCCCCGCGAAGGCAAGCCCTTCAAAGCGAAATACAAACTCATCAACCACATCCGAGTGCACACGGGAGAGaagcccttcccctgccccttccccggCTGCGGGAAGGTCTTCGCCCGCTCCGAAAACCTCAAGATCCACAAGCGGACTCATACAG GGGAGAAGCCCTTCAAGTGCGAGTTCGACGGCTGCGAGAGGAAGTTCGCCAACAGCAGCGACCGCAAGAAGCACTCCCACGTCCACACCTCCGACAAGCCCTACTACTGCAAGATCCGCGGCTGCGACAAGTCCTACACCCACCCCAGCTCCCTGCGGAAGCACATGAAGATCCACTGCAAgtccccgccgccctccccgccgccgggctcccAGGGCTacgcggcggcggggccccccGACGGCCCGCTGCCCCCGAGG GACCCGGCCGCCGAgccgccccgcggccgcgccgccgccgccgccctctCCCCGCCGGTCACCAACCTCAGCGAGTGGTACGTCTGCCAGGCCGGGGGggctccccgccggccccgcaCCCCCTCCAGCCGCGACGCCTCCCCGGCCTCCGAGGGGGACGAGCCCCACAGGACCTCGGGGGGCAGAACCGCTCCCTag
- the ZIC2 gene encoding zinc finger protein ZIC 2 isoform X1 yields MLLDAGPQFPALGVGTFARHHHSAAAEMQDRELSLAAQNSFVDSAAAAAHMGAFKLNAGAHDLSPGQSSAFTSQAPGYPAAALGPHAAHVGSYSGAPFNSTRDFLFRSRGFGDSSPAGGQHGIFGPAAGSLHHPHTDAQSHLLFPGIHDQHGPHASQNVLNGQMRLGLPGEVFARSDQYRQVSSPRTDPYSAAQLHNQYGPMNMNMGMNMAAHHHHHPGAFFRYMRQQCIKQELICKWIDPEQLNNPKKSCNKTFSTMHELVTHVSVEHVGGPEQSNHVCYWEECPREGKPFKAKYKLVNHIRVHTGEKPFPCPFPGCGKVFARSENLKIHKRTHTGEKPFQCEFEGCDRRFANSSDRKKHMHVHTSDKPYLCKMCDKSYTHPSSLRKHMKVHESSPQGSESSPAASSGYESSTPPGLVSPSAESQSTSNLSPAAAAAAAAAAAAAAVSAVHRGGGGGGGGGSGGGGGGGGHSGLSSNFNEWYV; encoded by the exons ATGCTGCTGGACGCCGGCCCGCAGTTCCCGGCCCTCGGCGTGGGCACCTTCGCCCGGCACCACCACTCGGCCGCGGCGGAGATGCAGGACCGGGAGCTGAGCCTGGCGGCGCAGAACAGCTTCGTGGactcggcggcggcggcggcgcacATGGGCGCCTTCAAGCTCAACGCCGGCGCCCACGACCTCTCCCCCGGGCAGAGCTCGGCGTTCACCTCGCAGGCGCCCGGCtaccccgccgccgccctggGGCCCCACGCCGCGCACGTCGGCTCCTACTCCGGGGCGCCCTTCAACTCCACCCGGGACTTCTTGTTTCGCAGCCGCGGCTTCGGGGACTCGTCGCCGGCCGGCGGGCAGCACGGCATCTTCGGCCCTGCGGCCGGCAGCCTGCACCACCCGCACACGGACGCTCAGAGCCACCTCCTCTTCCCGGGCATCCACGACCAGCACGGCCCCCACGCCTCCCAAAACGTCCTCAACGGGCAGATGCGCCTGGGCTTGCCGGGGGAGGTGTTCGCCCGGTCGGATCAGTACCGCCAGGTCTCCAGCCCCAGGACTGACCCGTACTCGGCGGCTCAGCTGCACAACCAGTACGGCCCCATGAATATGAATATGGGCATGAACATGGCagcccaccaccaccaccacccaggTGCCTTTTTCCGCTACATGCGGCAGCAGTGCATCAAGCAAGAGCTCATCTGCAAGTGGATCGACCCCGAGCAgctgaacaaccccaaaaaAAGTTGCAATAAAACTTTCAGCACCATGCACGAGTTGGTCACCCACGTCTCGGTGGAGCACGTTGGGGGACCCGAGCAGAGCAACCATGTCTGCTACTGGGAGGAGTGTCCCCGGGAAGGCAAGCCCTTCAAAGCGAAATACAAACTGGTCAATCATATCCGAGTGCACACGGGAGAGAaacccttcccctgccccttccccggCTGCGGAAAAGTTTTCGCCAGATCAGAAAACCTCAAAATTCACAAAAGGACGCACACAG GGGAGAAGCCCTTCCAGTGCGAGTTTGAAGGCTGCGACCGGCGCTTCGCCAACAGCAGCGACCGCAAGAAGCACATGCACGTCCACACCTCGGACAAGCCCTACCTGTGCAAGATGTGCGACAAGTCCTACACCCACCCCAGCTCCCTGCGGAAGCACATGAAG GTGCACGAGTCGTCCCCGCAAGGCTCCGAGTCCTCCCCGGCCGCCAGCTCCGGCTACGAGTCCTCCACCCCCCCGGGGCTGGTGTCCCCCAGCGCCGAGTCGCAGAGCACCAGCAACCTctccccggcggcggcggcggcggcggcggcggcggcagcggcggcggccgtgTCCGCCGTGCAccggggtggcggcggcggcggcggcggcggcagcggcggtggcggcggcggcggcggccacAGCGGCCTCTCCTCCAACTTCAACGAGTGGTACGTGTAG
- the ZIC2 gene encoding zinc finger protein ZIC 2 isoform X2, producing MLLDAGPQFPALGVGTFARHHHSAAAEMQDRELSLAAQNSFVDSAAAAAHMGAFKLNAGAHDLSPGQSSAFTSQAPGYPAAALGPHAAHVGSYSGAPFNSTRDFLFRSRGFGDSSPAGGQHGIFGPAAGSLHHPHTDAQSHLLFPGIHDQHGPHASQNVLNGQMRLGLPGEVFARSDQYRQVSSPRTDPYSAAQLHNQYGPMNMNMGMNMAAHHHHHPGAFFRYMRQQCIKQELICKWIDPEQLNNPKKSCNKTFSTMHELVTHVSVEHVGGPEQSNHVCYWEECPREGKPFKAKYKLVNHIRVHTGEKPFPCPFPGCGKVFARSENLKIHKRTHTGEKPFQCEFEGCDRRFANSSDRKKHMHVHTSDKPYLCKMCDKSYTHPSSLRKHMKVHESSPQGSESSPAASSGYESSTPPGLVSPSAESQSTSNLSPAAAAAAAAAAAAAAVGLSSNFNEWYV from the exons ATGCTGCTGGACGCCGGCCCGCAGTTCCCGGCCCTCGGCGTGGGCACCTTCGCCCGGCACCACCACTCGGCCGCGGCGGAGATGCAGGACCGGGAGCTGAGCCTGGCGGCGCAGAACAGCTTCGTGGactcggcggcggcggcggcgcacATGGGCGCCTTCAAGCTCAACGCCGGCGCCCACGACCTCTCCCCCGGGCAGAGCTCGGCGTTCACCTCGCAGGCGCCCGGCtaccccgccgccgccctggGGCCCCACGCCGCGCACGTCGGCTCCTACTCCGGGGCGCCCTTCAACTCCACCCGGGACTTCTTGTTTCGCAGCCGCGGCTTCGGGGACTCGTCGCCGGCCGGCGGGCAGCACGGCATCTTCGGCCCTGCGGCCGGCAGCCTGCACCACCCGCACACGGACGCTCAGAGCCACCTCCTCTTCCCGGGCATCCACGACCAGCACGGCCCCCACGCCTCCCAAAACGTCCTCAACGGGCAGATGCGCCTGGGCTTGCCGGGGGAGGTGTTCGCCCGGTCGGATCAGTACCGCCAGGTCTCCAGCCCCAGGACTGACCCGTACTCGGCGGCTCAGCTGCACAACCAGTACGGCCCCATGAATATGAATATGGGCATGAACATGGCagcccaccaccaccaccacccaggTGCCTTTTTCCGCTACATGCGGCAGCAGTGCATCAAGCAAGAGCTCATCTGCAAGTGGATCGACCCCGAGCAgctgaacaaccccaaaaaAAGTTGCAATAAAACTTTCAGCACCATGCACGAGTTGGTCACCCACGTCTCGGTGGAGCACGTTGGGGGACCCGAGCAGAGCAACCATGTCTGCTACTGGGAGGAGTGTCCCCGGGAAGGCAAGCCCTTCAAAGCGAAATACAAACTGGTCAATCATATCCGAGTGCACACGGGAGAGAaacccttcccctgccccttccccggCTGCGGAAAAGTTTTCGCCAGATCAGAAAACCTCAAAATTCACAAAAGGACGCACACAG GGGAGAAGCCCTTCCAGTGCGAGTTTGAAGGCTGCGACCGGCGCTTCGCCAACAGCAGCGACCGCAAGAAGCACATGCACGTCCACACCTCGGACAAGCCCTACCTGTGCAAGATGTGCGACAAGTCCTACACCCACCCCAGCTCCCTGCGGAAGCACATGAAG GTGCACGAGTCGTCCCCGCAAGGCTCCGAGTCCTCCCCGGCCGCCAGCTCCGGCTACGAGTCCTCCACCCCCCCGGGGCTGGTGTCCCCCAGCGCCGAGTCGCAGAGCACCAGCAACCTctccccggcggcggcggcggcggcggcggcggcggcagcggcggcggccgt CGGCCTCTCCTCCAACTTCAACGAGTGGTACGTGTAG
- the ZIC2 gene encoding zinc finger protein ZIC 2 isoform X3 — protein MLLDAGPQFPALGVGTFARHHHSAAAEMQDRELSLAAQNSFVDSAAAAAHMGAFKLNAGAHDLSPGQSSAFTSQAPGYPAAALGPHAAHVGSYSGAPFNSTRDFLFRSRGFGDSSPAGGQHGIFGPAAGSLHHPHTDAQSHLLFPGIHDQHGPHASQNVLNGQMRLGLPGEVFARSDQYRQVSSPRTDPYSAAQLHNQYGPMNMNMGMNMAAHHHHHPGAFFRYMRQQCIKQELICKWIDPEQLNNPKKSCNKTFSTMHELVTHVSVEHVGGPEQSNHVCYWEECPREGKPFKAKYKLVNHIRVHTGEKPFPCPFPGCGKVFARSENLKIHKRTHTGEKPFQCEFEGCDRRFANSSDRKKHMHVHTSDKPYLCKMCDKSYTHPSSLRKHMKVHESSPQGSESSPAASSGYESSTPPGLVSPSAESQSTSNLSPAAAAAAAAAAHSGLSSNFNEWYV, from the exons ATGCTGCTGGACGCCGGCCCGCAGTTCCCGGCCCTCGGCGTGGGCACCTTCGCCCGGCACCACCACTCGGCCGCGGCGGAGATGCAGGACCGGGAGCTGAGCCTGGCGGCGCAGAACAGCTTCGTGGactcggcggcggcggcggcgcacATGGGCGCCTTCAAGCTCAACGCCGGCGCCCACGACCTCTCCCCCGGGCAGAGCTCGGCGTTCACCTCGCAGGCGCCCGGCtaccccgccgccgccctggGGCCCCACGCCGCGCACGTCGGCTCCTACTCCGGGGCGCCCTTCAACTCCACCCGGGACTTCTTGTTTCGCAGCCGCGGCTTCGGGGACTCGTCGCCGGCCGGCGGGCAGCACGGCATCTTCGGCCCTGCGGCCGGCAGCCTGCACCACCCGCACACGGACGCTCAGAGCCACCTCCTCTTCCCGGGCATCCACGACCAGCACGGCCCCCACGCCTCCCAAAACGTCCTCAACGGGCAGATGCGCCTGGGCTTGCCGGGGGAGGTGTTCGCCCGGTCGGATCAGTACCGCCAGGTCTCCAGCCCCAGGACTGACCCGTACTCGGCGGCTCAGCTGCACAACCAGTACGGCCCCATGAATATGAATATGGGCATGAACATGGCagcccaccaccaccaccacccaggTGCCTTTTTCCGCTACATGCGGCAGCAGTGCATCAAGCAAGAGCTCATCTGCAAGTGGATCGACCCCGAGCAgctgaacaaccccaaaaaAAGTTGCAATAAAACTTTCAGCACCATGCACGAGTTGGTCACCCACGTCTCGGTGGAGCACGTTGGGGGACCCGAGCAGAGCAACCATGTCTGCTACTGGGAGGAGTGTCCCCGGGAAGGCAAGCCCTTCAAAGCGAAATACAAACTGGTCAATCATATCCGAGTGCACACGGGAGAGAaacccttcccctgccccttccccggCTGCGGAAAAGTTTTCGCCAGATCAGAAAACCTCAAAATTCACAAAAGGACGCACACAG GGGAGAAGCCCTTCCAGTGCGAGTTTGAAGGCTGCGACCGGCGCTTCGCCAACAGCAGCGACCGCAAGAAGCACATGCACGTCCACACCTCGGACAAGCCCTACCTGTGCAAGATGTGCGACAAGTCCTACACCCACCCCAGCTCCCTGCGGAAGCACATGAAG GTGCACGAGTCGTCCCCGCAAGGCTCCGAGTCCTCCCCGGCCGCCAGCTCCGGCTACGAGTCCTCCACCCCCCCGGGGCTGGTGTCCCCCAGCGCCGAGTCGCAGAGCACCAGCAACCTctccccggcggcggcggcggcggcggcggcggcggc ccacAGCGGCCTCTCCTCCAACTTCAACGAGTGGTACGTGTAG
- the ZIC2 gene encoding zinc finger protein ZIC 2 isoform X4: MLLDAGPQFPALGVGTFARHHHSAAAEMQDRELSLAAQNSFVDSAAAAAHMGAFKLNAGAHDLSPGQSSAFTSQAPGYPAAALGPHAAHVGSYSGAPFNSTRDFLFRSRGFGDSSPAGGQHGIFGPAAGSLHHPHTDAQSHLLFPGIHDQHGPHASQNVLNGQMRLGLPGEVFARSDQYRQVSSPRTDPYSAAQLHNQYGPMNMNMGMNMAAHHHHHPGAFFRYMRQQCIKQELICKWIDPEQLNNPKKSCNKTFSTMHELVTHVSVEHVGGPEQSNHVCYWEECPREGKPFKAKYKLVNHIRVHTGEKPFPCPFPGCGKVFARSENLKIHKRTHTGEKPFQCEFEGCDRRFANSSDRKKHMHVHTSDKPYLCKMCDKSYTHPSSLRKHMKVHESSPQGSESSPAASSGYESSTPPGLVSPSAESQSTSNLSPAAAAAAAAAGHSGLSSNFNEWYV; this comes from the exons ATGCTGCTGGACGCCGGCCCGCAGTTCCCGGCCCTCGGCGTGGGCACCTTCGCCCGGCACCACCACTCGGCCGCGGCGGAGATGCAGGACCGGGAGCTGAGCCTGGCGGCGCAGAACAGCTTCGTGGactcggcggcggcggcggcgcacATGGGCGCCTTCAAGCTCAACGCCGGCGCCCACGACCTCTCCCCCGGGCAGAGCTCGGCGTTCACCTCGCAGGCGCCCGGCtaccccgccgccgccctggGGCCCCACGCCGCGCACGTCGGCTCCTACTCCGGGGCGCCCTTCAACTCCACCCGGGACTTCTTGTTTCGCAGCCGCGGCTTCGGGGACTCGTCGCCGGCCGGCGGGCAGCACGGCATCTTCGGCCCTGCGGCCGGCAGCCTGCACCACCCGCACACGGACGCTCAGAGCCACCTCCTCTTCCCGGGCATCCACGACCAGCACGGCCCCCACGCCTCCCAAAACGTCCTCAACGGGCAGATGCGCCTGGGCTTGCCGGGGGAGGTGTTCGCCCGGTCGGATCAGTACCGCCAGGTCTCCAGCCCCAGGACTGACCCGTACTCGGCGGCTCAGCTGCACAACCAGTACGGCCCCATGAATATGAATATGGGCATGAACATGGCagcccaccaccaccaccacccaggTGCCTTTTTCCGCTACATGCGGCAGCAGTGCATCAAGCAAGAGCTCATCTGCAAGTGGATCGACCCCGAGCAgctgaacaaccccaaaaaAAGTTGCAATAAAACTTTCAGCACCATGCACGAGTTGGTCACCCACGTCTCGGTGGAGCACGTTGGGGGACCCGAGCAGAGCAACCATGTCTGCTACTGGGAGGAGTGTCCCCGGGAAGGCAAGCCCTTCAAAGCGAAATACAAACTGGTCAATCATATCCGAGTGCACACGGGAGAGAaacccttcccctgccccttccccggCTGCGGAAAAGTTTTCGCCAGATCAGAAAACCTCAAAATTCACAAAAGGACGCACACAG GGGAGAAGCCCTTCCAGTGCGAGTTTGAAGGCTGCGACCGGCGCTTCGCCAACAGCAGCGACCGCAAGAAGCACATGCACGTCCACACCTCGGACAAGCCCTACCTGTGCAAGATGTGCGACAAGTCCTACACCCACCCCAGCTCCCTGCGGAAGCACATGAAG GTGCACGAGTCGTCCCCGCAAGGCTCCGAGTCCTCCCCGGCCGCCAGCTCCGGCTACGAGTCCTCCACCCCCCCGGGGCTGGTGTCCCCCAGCGCCGAGTCGCAGAGCACCAGCAACCTctccccggcggcggcggcggcggcggcggcggc cggccacAGCGGCCTCTCCTCCAACTTCAACGAGTGGTACGTGTAG